Proteins encoded by one window of Chryseobacterium sp. POL2:
- a CDS encoding RteC domain-containing protein, with protein MDSHLLLQKTEELWEELLRKNQHLQRQQSNELLCAQYQLMEVDACIQLLKSWVLKHEFADWSSEIIFFKKWKAKFCGHFIFLSKKIECLVSFPVNSPRITKRLIEHQLEQMNLFCCEHRDFISYYRRGASHNDKRYFLRFRFDLNEKIPNDYHSYDNRFCTAYDHLLAQVFANESFEVFLQQKLDRLKNRSAEDQYSESPLTALQWTGSKSALIELLFALYHSRSINAGSIELAEFIRVFEKLFNTGLGNYHKTIGELRYRKVDRTKFLHHLEEVLCLYMDGFDEAVGC; from the coding sequence ATGGATTCACATTTACTATTACAAAAAACCGAGGAACTTTGGGAGGAACTCCTTAGAAAAAATCAACACCTCCAAAGGCAACAAAGCAATGAGTTGCTGTGTGCCCAATATCAGCTCATGGAAGTGGATGCATGCATCCAGCTGTTGAAATCATGGGTACTAAAGCATGAGTTTGCGGATTGGTCTAGTGAGATCATTTTTTTTAAAAAGTGGAAGGCAAAATTTTGTGGTCATTTTATTTTTCTTTCAAAAAAGATAGAATGTTTGGTTTCTTTTCCAGTGAATTCTCCACGTATTACCAAGCGCCTTATTGAACATCAGTTGGAGCAAATGAATTTATTTTGTTGTGAGCACCGCGATTTTATTTCCTACTACCGTCGTGGTGCGAGTCATAATGACAAACGTTATTTTTTACGTTTTAGGTTTGATCTTAATGAAAAAATTCCGAATGATTACCACAGTTATGACAATCGTTTTTGTACTGCTTATGATCATCTTTTAGCACAGGTATTTGCCAATGAGTCTTTTGAGGTCTTTTTACAACAAAAATTAGATAGGCTGAAAAACAGGTCGGCAGAAGATCAGTATTCTGAATCTCCGCTTACGGCTCTTCAGTGGACGGGATCGAAATCCGCTCTTATCGAATTGCTATTCGCATTGTACCATAGCCGGTCTATAAATGCGGGCTCTATTGAATTGGCGGAGTTTATACGGGTTTTTGAAAAGTTGTTTAATACAGGTCTTGGAAATTATCATAAGACTATAGGTGAGCTTCGGTATCGAAAAGTTGATCGCACGAAATTTTTGCATCATTTAGAAGAGGTGTTGTGTTTGTATATGGATGGTTTTGATGAGGCTGTGGGGTGTTAG
- a CDS encoding DUF5675 family protein — MGPTTHYRLLKYWELNMKVMELQLLRTYMSKGTNGRLYHDGRELCKCIELGWHKNAKQRSCVPEGEYRLSKRYSSRHGWHFQLMDVPGRSLILVHPANCAERELLGCIAPVTGHTGEGRGYSSRLAMQKLKDLLFPIMDQGHIVKLLISS; from the coding sequence ATGGGGCCTACAACGCACTACAGATTATTAAAGTATTGGGAACTTAATATGAAGGTTATGGAATTACAATTATTAAGAACCTATATGTCTAAAGGTACTAATGGCAGATTGTATCATGATGGGCGTGAGTTGTGTAAATGTATAGAGCTGGGATGGCATAAAAATGCTAAGCAACGTTCTTGCGTGCCAGAAGGTGAATATAGACTTTCTAAGCGTTATAGCTCACGGCACGGTTGGCATTTTCAGCTTATGGATGTTCCTGGAAGGAGTCTGATTCTTGTGCATCCTGCGAATTGTGCAGAACGTGAGTTGCTAGGCTGTATAGCTCCTGTCACAGGTCATACTGGAGAAGGGAGAGGCTATTCTTCGCGATTGGCAATGCAAAAGCTAAAAGATTTGCTTTTTCCTATTATGGATCAGGGGCATATTGTTAAACTTTTAATAAGCTCATGA
- a CDS encoding LuxR C-terminal-related transcriptional regulator — protein MKEFDNISQKLYQIERNLSKDSFEIADISEVIPASIMVHSLSEGVPQQITYMNTWGCHHLGVELDELNAMQAHYYDQFFIREDLEDIYPKLLAYCSEGNHTTQLNFFQRVKLYKADKHQWFYTVCKLLENNKGDQQRLIMLSTPIDGVGTLMEKVKRVLDENEYITRNYKKFALLTKREKEILALLSAGKSSPEIADQLFISKETVATHRKNIIRKLDVKSFAELLRFALAFDLIS, from the coding sequence ATGAAAGAATTTGATAACATTTCGCAAAAGCTTTACCAGATTGAGCGTAATCTCTCTAAAGATTCTTTTGAAATAGCCGATATATCGGAAGTTATTCCCGCTTCGATAATGGTTCATAGTTTAAGTGAGGGAGTTCCGCAGCAGATTACCTATATGAATACCTGGGGCTGCCATCATTTAGGAGTGGAACTGGATGAGCTTAATGCCATGCAGGCACATTACTACGACCAGTTCTTTATCCGTGAAGATCTGGAAGATATTTATCCGAAACTTTTAGCTTACTGCAGCGAAGGGAATCATACCACGCAACTCAATTTCTTTCAGCGGGTAAAACTTTACAAAGCTGATAAGCATCAGTGGTTTTATACAGTATGCAAATTATTGGAAAACAACAAGGGGGATCAGCAAAGATTAATTATGCTTTCAACCCCGATTGATGGTGTTGGTACCTTGATGGAAAAGGTAAAACGGGTGTTAGATGAAAATGAATACATTACACGCAATTACAAGAAATTTGCATTACTTACCAAACGCGAAAAAGAAATTTTAGCATTACTAAGCGCAGGGAAATCGTCACCCGAAATTGCAGATCAGCTTTTTATTTCAAAAGAAACCGTTGCAACGCACCGAAAAAATATTATACGAAAATTAGATGTAAAATCCTTTGCCGAATTGCTGCGTTTTGCTTTAGCTTTTGATTTAATTTCTTAA
- a CDS encoding tetratricopeptide repeat protein, whose protein sequence is MRKLYTFLILIFAFTFAQAQNDIKARIEFEEAEKAFTEENYETAIKHLNQTEKELGRWTPNVSYLKIESLYAVTDMGNFGAPTMQPLYEEVTQYMAYLNKLKSDDVPMEKYKVVYGIEKTLKALKLEERQSADFQKAKKEHDAKNYDIAIPLYEKLAQKGNSWAMRNLGVVYEVKKDNEKAKEWYLKALENDNGDAAEKLAEIDKDNAQKYYEKATQLGYPYGFYGLGWYADKDGNATKAMEYYQQAADLGSADGLFGLAVLYYNNKENEKAISHFKKSQLKGNLTAIFNLGVIYCNGDRVPKNPQVGMEYYNKAAKGGFLNAMKNLGEIYEEGLYDVPKDDEKAAYWYEKMSDIDKGLGYEKLGGLYRSKQPKKALEYYEGAMNAGQLRSKYLVAHIYFSGEGGITKDYAKAIKYYEEYYNSEKKNESYIDNLIEMYNRGGNGIEKDKEKAKYWKDIRRK, encoded by the coding sequence ATGAGAAAACTATACACATTTTTAATTTTAATCTTCGCTTTTACGTTTGCCCAAGCACAAAACGATATAAAAGCCCGCATAGAGTTTGAAGAAGCCGAAAAAGCTTTTACAGAAGAAAACTACGAAACAGCTATAAAACACCTAAATCAAACCGAAAAGGAGTTAGGTAGATGGACACCTAATGTGTCGTACCTTAAAATAGAAAGTTTGTATGCTGTTACCGATATGGGAAATTTTGGAGCACCAACTATGCAACCGCTTTACGAAGAAGTGACCCAATATATGGCATACCTCAACAAACTAAAAAGCGATGATGTACCTATGGAAAAATACAAAGTGGTGTACGGCATCGAAAAAACATTAAAGGCTTTAAAGTTGGAAGAACGCCAGAGTGCCGATTTCCAGAAAGCTAAAAAAGAACATGATGCCAAAAACTACGATATTGCCATTCCGCTATACGAAAAATTGGCACAAAAAGGCAATAGCTGGGCAATGCGTAACTTGGGAGTCGTCTATGAAGTAAAAAAAGATAACGAGAAAGCCAAAGAATGGTATTTAAAAGCGTTGGAAAATGACAATGGTGATGCAGCTGAAAAACTCGCCGAAATTGACAAAGATAATGCCCAAAAATATTACGAAAAAGCAACACAATTAGGATATCCTTATGGTTTTTACGGATTGGGTTGGTATGCCGATAAAGATGGTAATGCAACAAAAGCTATGGAATATTACCAGCAGGCAGCCGATTTAGGGAGTGCGGACGGTTTGTTTGGTCTAGCAGTATTATATTATAATAATAAAGAAAATGAAAAAGCAATTTCACATTTTAAAAAATCACAATTAAAAGGTAATCTAACAGCCATATTTAATTTAGGGGTAATTTATTGTAATGGAGACAGAGTTCCTAAAAATCCTCAGGTTGGTATGGAATATTATAATAAAGCAGCAAAAGGAGGGTTTTTGAATGCTATGAAAAACCTTGGTGAAATATACGAGGAAGGGTTATATGATGTTCCTAAAGACGATGAGAAAGCAGCATATTGGTATGAAAAAATGAGTGATATTGACAAAGGTTTGGGATACGAAAAATTAGGTGGTTTATATAGAAGCAAGCAACCGAAAAAAGCCTTAGAATATTACGAAGGAGCTATGAATGCTGGACAGCTTCGGTCAAAATATTTAGTAGCACATATTTATTTTAGTGGAGAGGGAGGCATTACAAAAGATTACGCCAAAGCCATTAAATATTATGAAGAATATTACAACAGCGAAAAGAAAAACGAAAGCTATATAGATAACCTTATCGAAATGTATAACCGTGGCGGTAATGGCATAGAAAAAGACAAAGAGAAAGCTAAATATTGGAAAGATATTAGGAGAAAATAA
- a CDS encoding helix-turn-helix domain-containing protein, producing MSLSAFDIIVSFFHNNDYFFCIAISGRDIGKLKKEPKYLKYKISSLAEEIGFSSQSKFAAAFKKVTSVSPSEFIKHLKENG from the coding sequence ATCTCGCTGAGTGCGTTTGACATAATTGTTTCTTTCTTCCATAATAACGATTATTTTTTTTGTATCGCTATTTCAGGACGGGACATTGGAAAATTAAAAAAAGAACCTAAATATTTAAAATACAAAATCTCAAGCCTTGCCGAAGAAATTGGTTTCTCATCACAAAGTAAATTTGCTGCTGCTTTTAAGAAGGTAACTTCTGTTTCGCCCTCGGAGTTTATCAAGCATTTGAAGGAAAACGGATAA
- a CDS encoding IS3 family transposase yields the protein MFGVDRQVYYRHLKRRAKRQQNAQQVVDWVAELRMIHPKMGGKKLYFLLKEKLENLRIGRDKFFDFLRANHLLIIPKRSYHKTTNSYHRFKKHKNLIKDYQYKKPNNVWVSDITYLGNRENPAYLSLITDAYSKKIVGFDVSDSLATASCLNALKMALKKENPKSLIHHSDKGLQYCSDDYQKLLKKHKIRCSMTQESDPYENAIAERINGILKQEYDIDKFNVDLNTRKILVKQTVEIYNELRPHLSNYYLTPMQMHQQQDLIPKSYKKKNSTNTNICTV from the coding sequence TTGTTCGGGGTTGACCGACAGGTTTATTATCGTCATTTGAAACGAAGAGCAAAGCGGCAACAAAATGCACAGCAGGTTGTGGATTGGGTAGCAGAGCTGCGAATGATTCATCCAAAAATGGGTGGAAAGAAACTGTATTTTCTTTTGAAAGAGAAACTTGAAAATTTAAGAATTGGCAGAGACAAATTCTTTGACTTCTTAAGGGCTAACCATTTGTTAATCATTCCCAAAAGAAGTTATCACAAAACTACCAATTCGTATCATCGTTTTAAGAAACATAAAAATTTGATTAAAGATTATCAATACAAAAAACCAAATAATGTATGGGTGTCGGATATCACCTACTTGGGAAACAGAGAAAACCCAGCCTATTTAAGCTTGATAACCGATGCTTATTCTAAGAAAATCGTAGGCTTTGATGTGTCGGATTCTTTGGCTACAGCATCTTGTTTAAATGCTCTAAAAATGGCATTGAAAAAAGAAAACCCGAAGAGTCTTATTCATCACTCAGACAAAGGTTTACAATATTGTTCCGATGATTATCAAAAGCTATTGAAAAAGCATAAAATCCGTTGTAGTATGACACAAGAATCAGATCCTTATGAGAATGCCATAGCCGAAAGAATCAATGGAATTTTAAAACAGGAATATGATATTGATAAATTTAATGTAGATTTGAATACAAGAAAGATTTTGGTCAAACAAACCGTAGAGATTTATAATGAGTTAAGACCGCATTTGTCAAACTATTATTTAACACCGATGCAAATGCACCAGCAACAAGATTTAATACCAAAATCGTACAAAAAGAAAAACAGTACAAATACGAATATATGTACTGTTTAA